One Panulirus ornatus isolate Po-2019 chromosome 16, ASM3632096v1, whole genome shotgun sequence genomic window carries:
- the LOC139754037 gene encoding uncharacterized protein has protein sequence MMEDVNAECKKFCTEWANFHKVTRVLVKAIRRIHHGIKVEHAQLKGNIKTSSVQAKVLARHEAALKKVVMGLRDYAANFLEMEEQYRELLKSRSKFCKIHFSRVEERHTEVEVQRDTILFSVESMIKAQLKIMGGNFHEKSKVLSDAGVFEVIAAYNEILIKLKNIKPKKDDEYEAEDEEENDDSMYRTVMPDNLIPPLSCLKQMTASKILQIVGRERAPHVTKCIADTLMLEFKMPTENGTLLPWKPVNYSGKSGLISGDIFEDAIAKEEDENKINQQKLDLALRMEFGEDFPGTDYLPANDAGDVTRPVCCSKVDCLIKTNSELLNLLVEKFTKTTGVLVKGMVKQSKSGEKRLSKAARTRIETYYVERVWGEGSEFVEELVLWVPPPVRPPPFPPPALLMPLKLFQVLTIFQQYCSKALIPESCFTSCEGVVDECRHLATSSFIDRGMVRGVGAYARSSPEPYQLPDANFCTVGGDGFGDVVQLLVWEINEIEKTEVEKEPKDWPVGDEVGLLLRLGATVNSMLCWLQLHSTHLLHTWNTAPYYLLTQADLPRVIEELKKLRIQERDNLIKTDDMARLLYAMSRDKLVKIIEDIVEKTKDYEAETVEAVSAVCRTVSLAQLQNSMPKPQIWRGIGRIPHEPHFYVYEYIAAVLEPVLDAVSKLGVVLQRRAGATILKVVCYAWLEHIRIQKIKFSLWGAQQLLKDFHALAEWLQKYPGLAPEARTQVLAVDVLRECEGVARLLMRQPPLVVGYTSQNQVAPMGPISAGRKHDKEVKLSPDNDDIPAEMYVPNQQLWLSLRARPASSVCVKMGSCCSWPY, from the exons ATGATGGAAGATGTGAATGCTGAGTGTAAAAAGTTCTGCACAGAATGGGCCAACTTCCACAAAGTGACGCGAGTGCTGGTAAAAGCAATTCGAAGGATACATCATGGAATAAAAGTAGAGCATGCGCAACTCAAGGGAAATATAAAGACGTCAAGTGTACAAGCAAAAGTGTTGGCTAGACATGAAGCTGCCTTAAAGAAAGTTGTTATGGGCCTTAGAGATTATGCAGCAAACTTTTTGGAAATGGAAGAACAGTATAGAGAACTCTTAAAATCTAGgagtaagttctgtaaaattcATTTTAGTAGAGTAGAGGAGAGACATACTGAAGTAGAGGTACAACGGGACACAATTCTTTTCTCAGTTGAAAGTATGATAAAAGCTCAGTTAAAAATTATGGGGGGAAATTTCCATGAAAAATCAAAAGTGTTGTCAGATGCCGGTGTTTTCGAAGTTATAGCAGCATACAATGAGATACTTATAAAACTAAAGAACATCAAGCCTAAGAAAGATGATGAATATGAAgctgaagatgaggaagaaaatgatgattcAATGTATAGAACTGTAATGCCAGATAATCTGATTCCTCCACTGTCATGTCTGAAACAAATGACAGCATCTAAGATTCTTCAGattgtaggtagagagagagcaCCTCATGTAACTAAGTGCATTGCAGATACCTTAATGCTTGAATTCAAAATGCCAACTGAAAATGGAACATTGTTGCCTTGGAAGCCTGTGAATTATAGTGGTAAATCAGGTTTGATTAGTGGTGATATATTTGAAGATGCAATTGCTAAGGAAGAAGATGAAAATAAGATAAATCAGCAAAAGTTAGACTTAGCTTTGCGGATGGAGTTTGGAGAAGACTTTCCAGGCACAGATTATCTTCCCGCTAATGATGCTGGAGATGTTACAAGACCTGTATGTTGTTCTAAAGTCGATTGTCTAATTAAGACTAACTCTGAGCTACTCAACTTACTGGTTGAAAAGTTTACAAAGACTACTGGAGTCCTTG TTAAAGGAATGGTCAAACAAAGTAAGTCTGGGGAGAAACGTCTAAGTAAAGCTGCTAGAACCCGTATTGAAACATACTATGTGGAGAGAGTTTGGGGTGAGGGATCAGAGTTTGTTGAGGAATTGGTGCTGTGGGTTCCACCACCAGTCAGACCCCCACCATTCCCACCTCCAGCGCTCCTAATGCCTCTCAAGCTTTTCCAAGTACTGACTATCTTCCAACAGTACTGCAGTAAAG CTCTTATACCTGAATCCTGTTTTACAAGTTGTGAGGGCGTGGTAGATGAGTGTCGACACTTAGCCACAAGTTCATTTATAGACAGGGGTATGGTAAGGGGAGTTGGTGCATATGCTCGCTCATCCCCTGAACCTTACCAACTACCTGATGCGAATTTCTGTACTGTAGGTG gtgATGGCTTTGGAGATGTAGTTCAGTTACTAGTTTGGGAaattaatgaaatagaaaaaactgAGGTGGAGAAGGAACCCAAAGACTGGCCTGTAGGGGATGAA GTAGGGCTGCTTCTTAGGCTAGGAGCAACAGTCAATTCAATGCTTTGTTGGCTACAGCTTCATTCGACTCACCTTCTGCACACCTGGAACACAGCCCCCTACTACCTCCTCACTCAAGCTGACTTACCTAGAGTTATAGAAGAACTAAAGAAGCTAAGG ATCCAGGAAAGAGATAACCTCATCAAGACAGATGATATGGCTCGGCTACTGTATGCCATGTCTCGTGACAAACTTGTGAAAATTATTGAAGATATTGTAGAGAAGACAAAG GACTATGAAGCAGAGACAGTGGAAGCTGTTAGTGCTGTCTGTCGAACTGTGAGTCTGGCCCAGTTACAAAATTCCATGCCCAAACCACAGATATGGCGGGGAATTGGCCGTATTCCTCATGAACCACATTTCTATGTCTATGAATATATTG CTGCAGTATTAGAACCAGTACTGGATGCTGTTTCAAAACTCGGTGTGGTGTTGCAGCGACGTGCAGGAGCTACCATATTAAAAGTTGTTTGTTATGCATGGTTGGAACACATTAGAATTCAGAAGATAAAGTTTTCCCTTTGGGGTGCACAACAGTTGTTGAAAG ATTTTCATGCACTAGCAGAATGGTTGCAGAAATACCCAGGTCTGGCACCGGAAGCTCGTACTCAGGTCTTAGCAGTGGATGTGTTACGAGAATGTGAGGGTGTGGCAAGGTTACTCATGAGACAACCTCCTTTAGTTGTAGGGTATACCTCACAAAACCAAGTGGCACCCATGGGTCCTATCAGTGCAG GACGGAAACATGATAAAGAAGTCAAACTAAGTCCAGATAATGATGACATCCCAGCAGAAATGTATGTCCCAAATCAGCAGCTATGGCTGTCATTGAGAGCACGACCAGCTTCCTCTGTTTGTGTCAAGATGGGTTCCTGTTGTTCCTGGCCTTACTAA